From Microcoleus sp. FACHB-831, a single genomic window includes:
- a CDS encoding GUN4 domain-containing protein produces the protein MEFKAENRPQSVQDWLAMLGANQSVVYSTKHQVSSITQISVISNQIPTAITPPPAINRRTSARGIDYRNLQAFLALGKWQEADRETAALMLKICDRENEGWLRIEDIKNFPSKDLSIIDQLWIKHSKERFGFSMQKEIWESIGGQVEANYETLCKWGDRVGWRINRSWIPYERFIFDECSAPLGHLPSGYVFSEVGWWVGLLNLFYRLE, from the coding sequence ATGGAGTTTAAGGCAGAAAACCGCCCTCAGTCAGTGCAAGATTGGCTAGCAATGCTTGGTGCTAATCAGAGTGTTGTTTATAGTACTAAACACCAAGTATCAAGCATCACTCAAATATCAGTAATTTCTAACCAGATTCCAACGGCTATAACTCCGCCTCCGGCAATTAATAGACGGACTTCAGCCAGGGGGATAGATTACCGCAATTTACAGGCTTTTTTAGCATTAGGAAAGTGGCAAGAAGCAGATCGTGAAACGGCGGCTTTGATGCTTAAAATTTGCGATCGCGAAAATGAAGGCTGGCTCAGAATAGAAGATATTAAAAACTTTCCTTCAAAAGACCTCAGTATCATCGACCAGCTTTGGATTAAACATAGCAAGGAGCGATTCGGCTTTAGTATGCAAAAAGAAATCTGGGAGAGTATTGGCGGACAGGTTGAGGCAAATTATGAAACTTTATGCAAATGGGGCGATCGCGTTGGTTGGCGGATAAATCGCTCTTGGATTCCTTACGAGCGGTTTATATTTGACGAGTGTAGCGCTCCTTTAGGTCATCTCCCTAGCGGATATGTCTTTTCTGAGGTTGGTTGGTGGGTAGGATTATTAAATCTTTTCTATCGCCTTGAGTAG